The following proteins are encoded in a genomic region of uncultured Vibrio sp.:
- a CDS encoding HDOD domain-containing protein has translation MEHLSFFWLPNNKDKLLKALESEFAQLVEQSITIGKISLPPIPDAVLKIQQLCQEESTTIADVANCLLEDPGLAAVVVRVANSVIFNRRNITCNDLTTAVSRLGILRVRDIVTAQAIEQMKHSLNLTKECNEIMVKSAAVSRELGAVMVLIVQEFRKHDPVTYGHLEQEKALLVGLLADIGLFCLINEYNMYIERGNYLDQDIALQIFQTRCSATSKLVLERWGFDDDYKEVSSNQKFITSRPDVSYLDIARIAHHLLMFRSQDERIDEHEVEFNLTGAEILYNFSNMSDQDFRQEMNTVLTASGL, from the coding sequence ATGGAACACCTATCATTTTTTTGGCTACCAAATAATAAAGATAAGCTTTTAAAAGCACTGGAATCCGAATTCGCCCAATTGGTAGAGCAGTCGATCACTATCGGTAAAATTTCATTACCTCCGATACCTGATGCCGTGCTCAAAATTCAGCAGTTGTGCCAAGAAGAAAGCACAACTATCGCTGATGTTGCCAACTGCTTATTAGAAGACCCAGGATTAGCGGCAGTTGTGGTTCGGGTCGCAAATTCGGTGATTTTCAATCGTAGAAACATTACCTGCAACGATCTAACCACTGCGGTCTCACGTTTAGGCATTCTTCGAGTACGTGACATTGTGACTGCTCAGGCAATTGAGCAAATGAAACACTCACTAAACTTAACCAAAGAATGTAACGAGATAATGGTGAAAAGTGCTGCGGTATCCCGTGAACTTGGTGCCGTGATGGTGTTAATTGTACAAGAGTTCCGGAAGCACGATCCCGTTACTTATGGACACCTTGAACAAGAGAAAGCGTTGTTAGTCGGTTTGTTAGCAGATATTGGCCTGTTTTGCCTTATTAATGAATACAATATGTACATCGAAAGAGGCAACTACCTAGACCAAGATATCGCGCTGCAAATCTTCCAAACTCGTTGCTCTGCAACCAGTAAGCTGGTGTTAGAACGCTGGGGATTCGATGACGATTACAAAGAAGTGTCATCGAATCAAAAGTTCATAACATCACGCCCAGATGTCAGTTACTTAGACATTGCCAGAATTGCACATCACTTGTTGATGTTCCGGAGTCAAGATGAGCGCATCGACGAACATGAAGTGGAATTCAATCTGACGGGTGCAGAAATCCTATATAACTTCAGTAATATGAGTGACCAGGACTTCCGTCAGGAAATGAACACGGTTTTGACAGCCAGTGGCTTGTAG
- a CDS encoding lysine exporter LysO family protein has translation MFSGMLFIFAPLVVGYLIPISRDTLLEKINQSTSYLIYVILSLMGLSLAALDNLGSNLQSILLYASTFFICLSVCNLLALPLVDKIIPLKTDQSHSKLPLSSMALESAKLILVVGGGLVLGLILPIDLSWVDTASEWILFLLLFFIGIQLRNSGLTLRQILLNKQGMAIAAIIIVTCMLGGAIASFVLDLPLYKALAMASGFGWYSLAGILMGDAFGPVFGGASFLIELMRELVALVAIPLFIRRYPCTAIGYAGATAMDFTLPVIQTTGGVRCVPVAIVSGFILSLLVPVMMLFFVSLAS, from the coding sequence ATGTTCTCAGGGATGCTTTTCATTTTTGCCCCACTCGTTGTAGGGTACTTAATTCCTATTTCTCGCGACACTTTACTCGAGAAGATTAACCAATCTACGTCGTACCTTATTTACGTCATTCTGTCGTTGATGGGGCTAAGCTTGGCTGCGCTTGATAATCTGGGCAGCAATTTACAAAGCATTCTGCTTTATGCGAGCACTTTCTTCATCTGCTTAAGTGTCTGTAACCTTTTAGCTTTACCTCTTGTCGATAAGATAATTCCTCTCAAAACCGATCAAAGCCACAGTAAGTTACCTCTTTCTTCTATGGCTCTGGAGTCTGCAAAACTGATCCTGGTAGTCGGCGGTGGCCTAGTCTTAGGTTTAATCCTTCCGATTGATCTGTCCTGGGTAGACACCGCAAGCGAGTGGATATTGTTCCTCTTGCTGTTCTTTATTGGTATTCAATTACGCAATAGTGGTCTTACCCTCAGACAGATTTTGTTGAACAAGCAAGGTATGGCAATTGCAGCGATTATCATTGTTACTTGTATGCTAGGTGGCGCTATCGCTTCATTTGTGCTGGATCTTCCTCTCTATAAAGCATTGGCAATGGCATCTGGGTTTGGTTGGTACTCATTGGCAGGCATCTTAATGGGAGATGCGTTTGGTCCAGTATTTGGCGGCGCTTCTTTCCTGATCGAACTAATGCGAGAATTAGTGGCCTTAGTTGCCATCCCACTATTTATCCGTCGTTACCCATGTACCGCCATTGGCTATGCAGGAGCAACCGCAATGGATTTTACTTTGCCAGTCATCCAAACAACGGGCGGGGTACGTTGCGTGCCTGTTGCCATTGTTAGTGGCTTTATTTTGAGCTTGCTCGTACCAGTGATGATGCTTTTCTTTGTATCACTTGCTAGCTAG